One window from the genome of Leishmania panamensis strain MHOM/PA/94/PSC-1 chromosome 13 sequence encodes:
- a CDS encoding histidine phosphatase, putative (TriTrypDB/GeneDB-style sysID: LpmP.13.0380) — translation MLTAPQFAKSTKNIQSTARQQEEQLSDLFVLIRHGERQDHVDRTWKGNTLLPFYDPPLSNAGRKQSFETALKYFALRQERKVERRIRGMFTLFLVSPFHRCVETAAVINVIAFEGRLPMYVEPLLADWQQPKVFRTVPVLGGSYMTSGARSVPGAEGDRLLFRPQVEALRTTLIPFLKTRAAEETELLAEYNIGAEAASGWATLAEEWLRTHTALPVWTCAATASTIEAKVASQPDTAGEVRATSRRSAKSCHPSPPDTLNKGYRGCGVAHPEGKSDLVRRCEQLMGTHFLRRAGAESDAMVPLAIQTAVAAERRTRLPKYFQIWAERTVESRESAGPPALLPPMHVMAITHADVVSTLLEVCCPKYHDKGAGYSVPYCSVTTLQRHNNYYRIPTEEERQRREASAKTIAPAQKHGKYYAKKKFNMLPSNNQLMTPSLARPPSPLPVEWNVEAVGSTDLLRTRIMIQYTK, via the coding sequence ATGTTGACGGCCCCACAGTTTGCGAAGTCTACAAAGAACATCCAAAGCacagcacggcagcaggaggagcaaCTCAGTGATTTATTTGTGCTGATTCGGCACGGTGAGCGGCAGGATCACGTTGATCGCACGTGGAAAGGCAACACGCTTCTCCCTTTCTACGACCCGCCTCTGTCAAACGCTGGCCGGAAGCAGAGCTTTGAGACGGCGCTCAAGTACTTCGCACTCCGGCAAGAGCGGAAGGTGGAGCGGCGCATCCGCGGCATGTTCACGCTCTTTCTCGTCTCCCCATTTCACCGCTGTGTCGAGACGGCAGCGGTTATAAACGTCATTGCGTTTGAAGGAAGGCTACCAATGTACGTGGAGCCCCTCTTGGCGGATTGGCAGCAGCCGAAGGTCTTTCGCACCGTCCCTGTACTGGGAGGCTCGTACATGACGAGCGGGGCGCGCAGCGTGCCCGGAGCAGAAGGCGATCGGCTCCTTTTTCGACCACAAGTGGAAGCGCTTCGCACGACACTGATCCCATTCCTGAAAACGCGCGCAGCGGAGGAAACCGAGCTTCTCGCCGAGTACAATATcggcgctgaggcggcgAGCGGATGGGCCACGTTGGCGGAGGAGTGGCTGAGGACGCACACCGCGCTTCCCGTCTGGACGTGCGCCGCGACGGCGAGTACCATTGAGGCAAAGGTTGCCTCGCAGCCCGACACCGCCGGTGAGGTGCGTGCGACAAGCCGAAGGTCTGCCAAGAGCTGCCATCCTTCTCCACCAGATACCTTGAATAAGGGGTATCGCGGCTGCGGCGTGGCGCACCCTGAGGGCAAGTCTGACCTGgtccgccgctgcgagcAGCTGATGGGCACGCACTTCCTCCGGCGTGCCGGTGCAGAGTCGGATGCTATGGTCCCTTTGGCAATCCAGACAGCCGTTGCCGCGGAGCGAAGGACGCGTTTGCCCAAGTACTTTCAGATTTGGGCAGAGCGAACAGTGGAGAGCCGCGAGTCTGCCGGGCCAccggcgctgttgccgccgaTGCATGTCATGGCCATCACCCACGCCGACGTCGTGTCCACGCTCTTGGAGGTGTGCTGCCCCAAGTATCACGACAAAGGTGCTGGCTATTCGGTGCCGTACTGCAGCGTCACGACGCTTCAGCGACACAACAACTACTACCGCATCCCAaccgaagaggagaggcaacgACGAGAAGCGAGTGCCAAGACCATTGCACCCGCCCAGAAGCACGGAAAGTACTACGCGAAGAAGAAATTCAACATGCTACCATCCAATAATCAGCTGATGACTCCGAGTCTAGCAAGACCACCCTCGCCGTTGCCTGTGGAGTGGAATGTGGAGGCGGTCGGCTCCACCGACCTTCTCCGCACTCGCATCATGATTCAGTACACCAAATAG
- a CDS encoding hypothetical protein (TriTrypDB/GeneDB-style sysID: LpmP.13.0370) encodes MDNVVRLQSQNASLKDHVSALEEKLANATASLTHNADSEQQVSLLIERLGKEKERYKSVVEKRDQLKEHVQDLEEELEEYRAREEAWVSGQERQQENEITAQQRIAQLESDTRSCNTIVDNLRTQLREAKHLNGVLQNQMEELKLSYSAQLYTAKESSSDTVDQLRQEVEQLRSSLQNLSTEYDTRTADLEREVQNANMRACQAEARLSEMALGSVNTLQDLRRELEDSQRSSATWKAEVQRTRNEYTELLDQYASLKRSRAAAEADLRDRLSHECKTVATLLGDIREWEDRYLALQESLGTTQTEIEDQRKTIMQLESTVQKLRASRIDVLGHSQSEALVSTNVPPVKAPFSEPSLPRSPLSGSLRGRVTSTLPLNPFMHMERSAWSDSKDGKTRERLEQEVLRQSAELERLRAAAVDAEVWKAKHDHLQEEHDLLLQLYGQLEEDVSALRRNGAGTFSVGAAVASSVSGSVSAAAAP; translated from the coding sequence ATGGATAATGTGGTTAGGTTGCAGAGCCAGAACGCATCCTTGAAGGACCACGTCTCTGCACTTGAAGAGAAGCTGGCAAACGCCACAGCCTCCCTTACACACAATGCAGATAGTGAGCAACAGGTATCACTGCTGATCGAGAGGCtcggaaaggagaaggagcgatACAAGTCGGTAGTAGAGAAGCGAGACCAGCTGAAAGAACACGTTCAGGATCTTGAAGAAGAGCTAGAAGAGTATCGTGCTCGGGAAGAGGCCTGGGTAAGTGGacaggagcggcagcaagaAAACGAGATCACTGCGCAACAACGCATTGCCCAGCTCGAGAGTGACACACGCTCTTGCAACACTATCGTTGACAACCTCAGGACCCAACTTAGGGAAGCGAAACACCTAAATGGTGTCCTGCAAAACCAGATGGAGGAACTGAAGCTGAGCTACTCCGCCCAGCTATATACCGCAAAGGAGTCGAGCTCCGACACCGTCGATCAGCTTCGCCaagaggtggagcagcttcGCAGCTCTTTGCAGAATCTGTCGACAGAGTACGACACACGAACGGCAGATCTAGAGCGTGAGGTGCAGAATGCAAACATGCGCGCTTGTCAAGCAGAGGCCCGCCTGAGTGAGATGGCGTTGGGGTCTGTCAACACATTGCAGGATCTCCGCCGTGAACTCGAGGATtcccagcgcagcagtgccacctggaaggcggaggtgcagaggaCGCGCAATGAGTACACGGAGCTGCTCGACCAGTACGCGTCACTGAAGCGATCTcgggcggcagcggaggctgATTTGCGCGACCGACTCAGCCACGAGTGTAAGACGGTGGCTACTCTGCTGGGAGACATCCGTGAGTGGGAGGATCGATatctggcgctgcaggaatCCTTGGGCACCACGCAGACGGAGATAGAGGATCAGCGAAAGACGATCATGCAGCTAGAATCCACAGTTCAAAAGCTGAGGGCATCCAGGATTGACGTCCTGGGCCACTCTCAGAGCGAAGCCCTCGTGAGTACGAACGTGCCTCCCGTGAAGGCTCCGTTCTCGGAGCCTTCGCTGCCCAGATCACCTTTGAGCGGGTCACTGAGAGGACGGGTCACGTCAACTCTCCCACTGAACCCCTTCATGCACATGGAGCGGTCCGCCTGGAGTGATTCGAAGGACGGGAAAACACGCGAGCGACTGGAGCAGGAGGTGTTGCGGCAGTCCGCTGAGCTGGAGCGCTTGCGGGCCGCGGCCGTTGATGCCGAAGTCTGGAAGGCAAAACACGATCACTTACAAGAGGAGCACGACCTACTGCTTCAGCTGTATGGACAGCTCGAGGAAGATGTCAGTGCGTTGAGGAGGAACGGTGCCGGCACTTTCTctgtcggtgctgcagttGCTTCTTCTGTCTCCGGCTCTGtatccgctgctgctgcgccgtag